One genomic window of Dermacentor andersoni chromosome 8, qqDerAnde1_hic_scaffold, whole genome shotgun sequence includes the following:
- the LOC129384268 gene encoding uncharacterized protein, translated as MRDQLESLSGVKDDFGLVLGVTSTDIQKFINKVLEDYNRYKTYWTNFIIISHTTFQNYALPAYDNPMNFNLTNCYIVPPTIYNYNKHYNETYYTSLEDSLNFLKILLNEPVKVPTCVSVTLKGRFFKPLDPVDQNSDLFKTCTGIKNVSDAAPSSICSSGAQGSYTYNTTYESGFFKGGGGVFTFDTEQALKSKMCAFKDQVKDLKFSFAVYDIDADESSSPCTDVQYTGQYNRLKLLRKLSDFMENYTNINDCKGVS; from the exons ATGAGAGATCAACTGGAGAGCCTTAGTGGAGTTAAAGACGATTTCGGCTTGGTGCTGGGTGTGACAAGTACGGACATACAAAAGTTCATTAATAAAGTGCTTGAAGACTACAATCG ATACAAGACCTACTGGACTAATTTTATTATAATTAGCCATACAACGTTTCAAAACTACGCCCTGCCAGCGTACGATAATCCTATGAACTTCAACTTAACCAACTGCTACATTGTGCCACCTACTATATACAACTACAACAAACACTACAACGAGACCTACTACACATCTCTC GAGGACTCCCTGAACTTCCTGAAAATCCTTCTGAATGAGCCCGTAAAGGTTCCTACATGTGTTTCAGTGACGCTAAAGGGCCGCTTCTTTAAGCCACTTGACCCCGTAGATCAAAACAGCGACCTGTTCAAGACGTGCACGGGGATCAAGAACGTTTCGGACGCAGCACCATCCTCA ATCTGCTCTTCCGGAGCACAAGGCTCGTACACATATAATACAACTTATGAGTCTGGCTTCTTTAAAGGCGGCGGTGGTGTTTTCACATTCGATACGGAACAGGCGCTAAAGTCTAAG ATGTGCGCCTTCAAGGACCAAGTCAAAGATTTGAAATTCAGCTTCGCCGTGTACGACATCGATGCCGACGAGTCTTCGAGCCCGTGCACAGACGTCCAATACACGGGCCAGTACAATAGGCTGAAGCTGCTCCGTAAGCTGTCGGACTTCATGGAGAACTACACCAACATTAATGACTGCAAAGGTGTTTCCTAG